In the genome of Penaeus vannamei isolate JL-2024 chromosome 26, ASM4276789v1, whole genome shotgun sequence, one region contains:
- the LOC113810337 gene encoding uncharacterized protein, producing MVLESEITRLVSEGGVLLGEGVYGWAFRVRYQGRDAVVKMAKDRQHAQLFREEVHTLVQLDGLGGAPRVATVCEDYPGFIMDYCGGGTLQSMLKDAAPVGDVLRAVHELALRLEEIHRAGYAHNDLKVDNVMVETGADGRVRARLIDLGLCGRLGESPGLEGDPKVYRHVAPELLRRGVSSVESETYSLGYVLRDVLRAYAGSLPRESELRCLARAMTCPDPLRRPAYQLCLAGLADSLEAPRRE from the coding sequence ATGGTGCTCGAGAGCGAGATAACGAGGCTGGTGTCCGAGGGAGGAGTCCTCCTCGGCGAAGGCGTGTACGGCTGGGCCTTCAGGGTCCGGTACCAGGGCAGGGACGCCGTGGTCAAGATGGCCAAGGACAGGCAGCACGCCCAGCTCTTCCGGGAGGAGGTGCACACCTTGGTGCAGCTGGACGGGCTCGGGGGGGCGCCCCGCGTGGCCACCGTCTGCGAGGACTATCCCGGGTTCATCATGGACTACTGCGGCGGAGGGACCCTCCAAAGCATGCTCAAGGACGCGGCCCCCGTGGGCGACGTCCTGCGGGCGGTGCACGAGCTCGCGCTGAGGCTTGAGGAGATCCACCGGGCGGGATACGCCCACAACGACCTCAAGGTCGACAACGTGATGGTGGAGACGGGCGCCGACGGCCGCGTGCGGGCGCGCCTTATAGATCTGGGCCTCTGCGGGCGCCTCGGCGAGAGCCCCGGCCTGGAGGGAGACCCCAAGGTCTACCGCCACGTGGCCCCCGAGCTCCTGCGGAGGGGCGTGTCCAGCGTCGAGTCCGAGACTTACTCTCTCGGATACGTCCTGCGCGACGTCCTGCGGGCGTACGCAGGCTCCCTCCCGAGGGAGTCCGAGCTGCGCTGCCTGGCGCGGGCCATGACCTGCCCCGACCCCCTCCGGCGCCCGGCCTACCAGCTGTGCCTGGCAGGCCTGGCCGACAGCCTCGAGGCCCCGAGGCGGGAGTGA